The following DNA comes from Enterocloster bolteae.
CTGTGCATCCATTCCTGTATTCAAAGGTCTGGTCAAAAAGGGGGTACCCATACCGGCTGCTGTGACCTTTATGCTGGTATCCCCGGTGATTAATCCGGTAGTCATCCTCTCCACCTGGTATGCGTTTAATGGCAATTACAAGATTATCGCGGCCAGATGCGGCCTGGGTATATTGTGCTCTGTACTCTGTGGATTGACCTATCTTTTTAAACCGCCTGTGAATTATCTGGTGGAAGATGCCATGCCTATCCAGGCGGCGTGTGGGGATTACAGCCTTCTGGTAGAAAAGAGGACTCAGTTGTCCCGTTTTTCTCTGATGATGCAGCACGCGCAGAATGAATTTTTCTCAGTGGGCAAATTCCTGCTTACCGGAATCTTTGCATCCACCTTGTTTCAGGATATGATTCCACGGGCAGTTGCCGCAGGCGGCGCCGCGGCGCCGTGGAAAGCGCTTCTGGTGATGATGGGGTTGGCCTTTGTGTTGTCCCTCTGTTCCTCCTCCGATGCGGTAGTGGCCAGAAGTATGGCCGGGAGCCTTCCGGTGGGGGCTGTCCTGGGATTTTTGGTGTTCGGCCCTATGATGGACATCAAAAATGCTGCCATGTTGCTTTCAGGTTTTAAATCCAGTTTTGTTATTCGTCTTTTTGCAACCACATTTCTTGTCTGTTTTCTTGTGATAGGTGTATTTATGACAGGGGGAAGCGGAGGAATCAGAATATGACGCTGCGGGGAAAAGGAATCAACCTTCAGGTATTGACAGAATGTATCTGTTATCTGTTGTTTGGATACCTGTTGTTTCAGCTTACTTATTCAGGCGGGTATTTAAATTATGTGACTCCAAGGATGAAGCCGTATCTTTACGGCATGTCTGCTTTAATGTTTTTATGGGCGGTGTTTACAGGAAGGTACTTACTGACACCCCGGTATCGGGTAAAGATGGCCCGTTCTTTTGTTTTTATTATCCCGATTCTGCTGCTTGTCTTCCATCCGGCCGATCCTAGGGGGAGCAGTATGGTCAGAAGCTATGAGAGCTCCGGTTTTTCCATGAGTTCCGGAAATGGCGGCGGCCAGATGGCGGGAAATCCGGGGCGGCAGACAGCGGGGAGTACTGTGAGACAGACATTGCCTGCGGCCGGAGGAGAATCCAGGGGGCCTTTCTCCGATGGAGAATCAGGTTCAGGGCTGCCGGACGGGGAAAATACAGAAACGGATGGATACAGCGGAACTGATGCTTATCCAGAAGATGATACCGGACAGTCCTCCGGAGAAGAAAATCCATGGTATGACTTAAATGGTCTGGACGAGGCGGAAAAAACCATTACGATTGCAGATGAAGATTACTACACATGGATGTATGAACTGAGTAACTTTTATGAAAAGTATGAAGGCTATACCATTGTAATGAAAGGGTTTGTCTACCGTGCTCCAGACATTCAAAAAAAGTGCGATTTTGCCCTGGTCCGGCTGTCCATGTGGTGCTGTGCCGCGGATCTAAGCCCAATTGGTTTTCTGGTGGATAGTGACAATGAAGTGACATTCAAGGATGACGACTGGGTGACGGTAAAGGGTACATTTGGAATCAGCGAGGATGGAGCATCTCTGATTTTAAAGGCCCAAAATATAGAAGCGGCCGAAAAACCCGAAGAAGAATATATTTATCCATATTTTTAATAAAAGCAACGATGAAGTAGAATTAAAATGAAAATCAAAGATTGAAAAGTAAAACAGGAGCAGAATACAGTGGAGCAATACAGGAAACTGTGCCAGAAATTAAAAGAGGAGGGGGAACCATGTGGCATTAATCAGCCTCCCAAAGAATGCCTCCCCGATCCGGCTGCATAACCGCTGCCGGATTACCGGCCATTATCATAGATATCTGCTCAAATAAAGAGGACAGATTGTATTTTAGAAACTGGTCTACAGAGGCGGACTGTCGCGAATCTGGAAAGCAAGTTGGAAAACTAAAGGAGATTTATGGATAAAAAAATAAACATTTGACGGTGTGAAATCCGGAAAGGAAAATGTGCTCATGAGAGTCAAGGTAACATTGGCATGTATGGAGTGCCACGACAGAACCTATGCAACAACTAAAAATAAGCAGAAGCACCCGGAACGGATGGAGGTAATGAAATATTGTCCGAGGCTTCGGAAATATTTGCTTCATAAAGAAACAAAATAAAACGTTGGATTGTTTTTGCTTTTAGTACAATATTTCAGGCGAAGTCGTTATTATGAAGATGGAAACGTGTAAAGATATTTGTCATACATTTGGGATGAAAGAATTATATTCGCTAAGAAAAGAAACCATTGAACGGGGGAGCGCAAGTGCAAAGGAGAATCATGAATTCTGGTATATGCAGATGTTTGGAAAAGCCTGAATGGAAATGAAAGTCGGGCTTACATTTGCCTTCATGAATCTTAAAAGCTGGCGAAGATTAAGGTCAAATGGGGACTCCTGGAGGAAGAAGGCCCAGTCACAAGGTCTATTTTACACAATTCGGTTAATAAAAGAAAAATGGCTCTGGGATGCAAATCCCAGAGCCGCTTTGTCTACAGTCTGAGGAGGGCAAGCAATGCTGGCCCTCCTAAATGGATGCGTAATTCTTGTAACCATACTTAGGGCATACACCATTTTCATTCAGTTGCAATGCCGCACAGTGGACAACGTTCTACTTCCAGATGCGGAGTGTATTCCTCCGATGCCTGATTCACACCGCTGGTAAAGGTCAGCTTGACAATGTTTAGTTTGTCCTTTCTGTCTAACAAAAAAGGATTAAGTCTGTAAGCTGTTTTTCTTGCTTACAAAATATTATACGAGGGAGGTGAAAGAAATCGGATATAAGGATTGTGGCGGTTTTGCTATAGATATTCCAAACTATGAACAACTGATGGAGCTATTTTAAATAAGATTTGAAATTTAGTGAAGTTGCTTTTTTCTGGATAGTATGCTATACTCAATCCAACAAAATCTTATAGAAAAGAACCGTCTAAAAAGAAGGGCTTTTGATATTACACTTTGGTGCCATATGAAAAGGCTCTTCTTTTTGTTATATTCTTTAGATTTTGTTTTTAAGAAATCGTTTGAGGAAAACAAAAAATTTAAAATCAGGAGGGAAAAACAATGGAAACAATTTGTGTTCAGAGAAGAGAAGGCGCCATTAAGGCAAAAAAATTAAGACGTCTGGGATTCATTCCGGCCAATGTATTCGGAAAGTCCCTGCCAGATCCGATTTCAATTCAGTTAAAAGAAAGTGATGCTCGCAGACTGCTTCACCAGAAACGTGAGGGAAGTAAACTTATGCTGGACTTAGAGGGAACCGGACTGCCGGTTCAGATTAAAGAAAAAGAAATAGATACAATTAAAGGACAAATTCAGCATATCAGTTTTCAAGCACTAACAGCAGATGAAAAGGTGAACAGTGTCATTCATATTCTCCTTGTAAATGATGACAAAATACCAGGACAGCTTGATAAGATGCTCATGGAGATACCATACGCTTCATTACCTGGAGATATGATTGACACGATAACAGTAGATTTGGATGGTATTACGGTTGGAACTATTTTGACTGTGAAAGATATTCCGGAACTTATGAGTGATAAGATAGAATTAAAGGTTGATTCAGAAGAAATTGTACTTCGTGTCAGCGAGAGAAAACACCATGTTGAAGTTAAGGAAGCGGAGTAATTGTTATGGAACTCTTGGGGCGGTAGATGATTCATAAAAATTTGGAAATGGCGTGATTACGAATAGATTGACATAATTCGTATAACATTTAACGTGTTCAACACACATAAAGAAAAAAAGAAGAACTTTTGCTATGCTTTTGTGTTGAAAAAGTTCTTCTTTTTATTTCTTACATAAATTTAAAAACAAAATCTCTTTATGTAATGCAATTGTTGCAGGCACGATGTATTGCTGCACAGGCACAGAATTATGTGGATTTCTATTTTGAATTGCTTCTTAAAATGAATATAACAAAGAAGACATACAGCGATTTATGGATAACTGAGAGTGGAAGGAGGAAAAGGATTGAAACAGGAAAAGACTTTGGAGAAAGCAAAAGTGGATAATGTATATGAGATAGAGACAGATTCTGTTCAATGGTATTTAAAGCAGGCTGGAGTAGGTCCTCTATTGACAAAAGAAGAAGAAATAGAACTTGCATATTTGATACAGGAAGGCAGTGATGAAGCACGGCAGAAAATGATTTCCTCTAATTTGAGGTTAGTAATCAATCAGGCTAAAAAATATGTTACATATACACAATCATTGACATTATTAGATTTAATTCAAGAAGGAAATCTAGGATTGATAAAAGCTGTTGAAAAATATAATCCTGAACTCGGATTTCGTTTTTCAACCTATGCATCATGGTGGATTAAGCAGGCAATCACACGAGCAATTTCAGTTTTGGATAAAGCAATACGCTTACCCGTACATTTTTGTGAAGATATACAAAAAGTAAAAAGAGCAACACATGAAATCATGCAGCAGAATGATATTGTTACACCAGAGAAATTAAAAGATATCACCGGATTTTCAGAGGGTAAGATAGAAAAGATACTTATGAATATGAACCATACGATTTCACTTGAGACCCCAGTGGGGGAAGAAGCTACTCTGGGAGATTTTGTTGAAGATACACTTACCCCATCAATAGAGGAACAGGCAATGGAAAATGCTATGCAGAGGGAAATTAGTCGTCAAATGGAGTGCTTGAGACCTCGTGAACAGACAATTTTGGCTTTGCGGTTCGGATTAAATGGTCAGAATCCGCATACCTTGGAAGAAGTTGGAAAGCAAATGGGTGTGACAAGAGAAAGAATACGGCAGATTGAGATGAAAGCATTAAGAAAGTTAAGACATCCAAATAGAAGCCGATATTTGAGAGAGTTTATTTTGGGATAGACTGAAGGGGGAGAAATATGGAGATTATGAAGTTTTTCTTTCATAAGATTACTGTAACAGGCGAATTAACAGTAGCTGCTATCATTTTTCGAATATTTGTTTCTCTTTGTATTGGAGGAATTCTTGGAGCAGAAAGAGGAATAAAAAATAGACCAGCAGGATTTATGACCTATGTTCTTGTTTCAGTAGGGGCGACAATTTATATGTTAACAAATCAATATATTACTACAGTTATACCGGGGAGTGATCCAACAAGATTTGGGGCACAGGTTATAAGCGGAATCGGTTTTTTAGGGGCTGGTACTATTATCGTGACAAGACAAAATGAAATCAGAGGGTTAACTACAGCAGCCGGTTTATGGGTTGCAGCATCATTGGGATTGGCTGTTGGAACTGGATTTTATTCGGGTGCATTTATTGGAATCTTATTTACAGTGTTTGCACTTGTTTTATTAAAAAAAATAGATGTTTATATTAAACAGCATGCTAGAAGTATGGAGATTTATATAGAGCATAATATAGAATTTTCATTTCGTAATCTGGTAGATTATATAGAAAAACGAGGGTTTGACGTGTTTGAGATGCAAAGAAGCAAGATAAAAACTCTGGATAAGGATTTGGGCGTTCTTATTTTTTCGTTGGATTTAGTAAAAAAAGTAAATCATCAAGAAGTTTTAAACCATTTAAACGAAATTGAAGGGATAGAATATGTCAAAGAAATTGCTTAGAAAAGTTCCTTTATTGAGTGGCTTTTTCTTTTTTTGGACGAAAGCCTATCTCTACTATAGGCATCAAAATCCTAGAAAAGGCAATGACAGGTCTTTCTAGGTAACTGTAAGGGGAGATTGCCCAAAGAACCTTATAGGAGGCCATAATTAGAATGAGTATGAGGGGGCCAAGCGGTGAAGCTGTTTAAACCACCTTCAGAAATAAGAGCATGGATGTGGGGGATTACATTTTGAATTTCACTCGAAGATATGGAGAGGGAAGATAAGCCGGGGATAAAGTTTGCGCATTTAATAAGTTAAAAAACATGCATAGAATAACATTCCTGGCAGCACGAAACAGGCAGTTGAGACACGCGGAGTTTTTACGAATAGTAAAAACACAGGGCCGATGGAAGCTGGAAAACAGTTTATAGGACATACGAAAAGCCCATTTTAGGTTATATATGTTCCTATAGGAAGGGGAGAAACGGCTTTTTTTAGTTGGAAAAAAGAAACTCCTACACCCCTCATGAGTGAGGGGCGGTGGACATGAAAGTGCCGAAGGAAGTTTGTTTTATGGGATGCTTTCTTGTATTTTTATACTTTCTACAGTGTAACATAAGATTTTCTTTTTGGTAAACAGGTTTAGACGTCCGGGGACTTCCCTTTTAACCAATCTGTCCAGACAGAGTAATACTTTCCGAGCACGTGGGAACCATCAGTGGAATAGGTGGTCTTCAGAGCACCGTTTTCATCATCGAAAATGTCATTGACATCGATATAGCAGCAATCGCTGTTTTCTGCGATAGCTCTGATGCCACTGTTTATCTGGTTGATTTTTTCATTGGTATAGGTATTGCTGGAGGCGGATTTTTCGGCAGTTACGTGGAGGTTGGCCTCCAACACAATCATAGCGTTCGGCTGACGGGCCTTGATGGTATCCACGACAGACTGGTATTTACGGATAATACTGTTGTAATCGTAGCCCAGTTCGTTGATGCCCAGCATCAGATATATGGTGTGGTATTGTTGTTGGAAAAGGACTTCCTCCAGATTTTGTTTTAAGCCGCTTTTGGTCTTTACGGTGGATTCAAACAGGTTGAACACACTCATTCCAGAGTTGGCAAAAATCTCGGCGTTTCCTAAATCACCATATTCGAAAAGCCCCACAGTTCTGGAGTCGCCAATGAACAGGGTGCTGGTAAAGTCAGGGTTTGGAGGGATATAGCTGGGCCCCACAGAGGTAGCAGCGGGAGTTTGCGGTGCAGAAGTTGCGGGTTCCGATGTGGTGTCTATGCTGTCGAAAGAAGAAGCTTCCATGGAAACGCTTTCTGAGGAATCATTTTTATGGGCAGAATGTTTTGGAACTACATGAGCAGTATCATGAATAGCCGGCTCCTCCGGATGTGTATTTTCAGTTTGGCTTGTTTCCGGGTGGTCGTGTTTTACGGCAGAAAGTTCTGCATCGATATTTTCAATCATTTCCTGACCATTGCTACATACCCGGACGAAGACAGAGGTAACAATGCCGTAAACGGAGGCGGGTAATGTAGATATGATGGCTGATATAAGAAGGCTGAAAGCCAGAAGTAAGGTATACCAGTATTTCTTCATAGTTGTAATCTCCTAATTTAAAATCTGAAGTACAAAAATGGATCGTCCGCGCCCATTTTTATAAGGTAAACGCAGAGCCAGAAAACGGCTAGTAGGATTACCGCAGTCAGAAAGGAGCGCTTCCACTGTTTATAGAGTTTACGAGGCAGCTGTGTTATAAAGATTAGGCTGAGAGTCAAGGACAGCACATAAATCCGGCCATATTTCAGGAAATCTCCCGCAAAATAAAGAGACTGTTTTTCAGGAGCGAGAAAGGGGAACAGGCGTAGAAGATAAATTTTCATCTGTACCAGATCCGTCACTGCAAAGCTCAACCAGGTCAGCGGGATGGCCATTATCATATAGAGATGGCCGATTAGGGGACAGCCGTCCAGTAAATGTTTCAGCCCCATCTTCTCGATGAGCATGAGCAGGAAAATGACACTTCCCCATAGGATAAAATTCCAGCTTGCCCCGTGCCATAATCCGGTCAGTAGCCAGACCACTAGCATATTGCGAATCGTTGTGGCTTTGCCACAGCGATTACCGCCCAGTGGGATATAGATGTAATCCCGGAACCAACCGCCCAGAGTCATGTGCCATCTACGCCAGAATTCGGTCATGGACAGGGATAGATACGGATAGTTGAAATTGTCCGGCAGAGAAAATCCCATCAACTGTCCAAGTCCCTTTGCCATCAGGGAGTAGCTATAAAAATCAAAGTAAATCTGAAAACTGAATGCGGCCAGACCCAGCCAGGCAAAAGGAGTTGAAATACTTTCGTAGCCAATGGCCCCTACCTGGCTCCACAGCCGCCCAACCTGGTTGGCTAGAAGAACTTTGAGCCCCAGACCAATCGTAAATTCCCGCAAACCGTTTTCAACATTTTTTAGGTAATGGCTACGCTGGTGGATTTGCTTACGTACGGAAGCGTAAGTGACGATAGGACCAGCAATTAGCTGTGGAAACATGGTGATATACGTGCCATAGTTGATAAAGGAAGTTTCGTGAAGAACATCCTTTCTATAAACATCAGCGAGGTAGGAGATGGCTTGAAAGGTGTAAAAGCTGATTCCGACAGGTAATGGAAACTCCGGAATCTGGATGGAAAATCCAATTCCCATTTTTTTAAAGATCCAATTTAGATTTCCTGCAAAAAAGCCGGAATATTTAAATAGGAACAACCAGATCAGGTTATAGCAGAGTCCGAATATCAGCCATTTTTTCCGGTGTTCAAGCCATCTGCGCCGTCCCAGAAGGAGGCCAATATGGTAATTTACCAGGACGGATAGCAGAAATAAGAAAAAGTACCAGGGCTCATTTTTTACGCCGTAAATATAGAATATAAGGCTGCCGGCAAACAGAACGGCGTTTTTCCATTTTGCGGGACATATATAGTACAACAGTAAAAACAGGGGCAGAAAGTGAAATAGGAAAACAAGGCTGCTGAAAACCATTTTTCATTCCTCCAGTAAGTACAGTATGGGTAACTCATTTATATTAGATGGAGCGAGAGTTAAAAAAGTTTCATTAAAATGTAAATTTTTATATAATATTACAGCGAACAGCTGTGTACTCTATCATACTGTGCAATAGCCAGACTGCTATGGGCACTATCAGTTGCCCTTTTATCAACCGCTGCATTTATGTGGTAAACAAATGCGCTGTATGATGTGCCTATTCTGTATAAATGCAACCATTATAATGGCTTATATCAAGATAGTTTTAGCATTCCTCAAACCAGTGCTCAATCGGCCAGCGCAGGTATTGCTACAAGGTTCTTCTCCTTGCGATACGCAACGACACATATGCTGAACCTATGTGCCTGGATGGAGCTGTTGGCATCTTCTGGCAGTGTCACCTATTCCTTGGAATTTTTTGAGGATGGGGAGGGGCAGAAGTAAGACAGATATTGCCGGCGGAAGGAGGCGAATCCCAGAGGCCGCTATCCGATGGAGAATCAGGTTCAGGGCTGCCGGACGGGGAAAATACAGAAATGGAGGGATACAGCGAAAACGATGCATATCCAGAAGATGATAGCAGACAGTCTTCCAGAGAAGAAAATCCATGGTATGACTTAAAAGGTCTGGATGAGGTAGAAAAAACATTACGATTGCAGATGGAGATTACTACACACGGATCTATGAATTGAGTGATTGTTATGAAAAGTAAGAAGGTTATACCGTTGTAATAAAAGGATTTGTCTTCCGTACTACGGATATCCCTAAAATGCGATCTTGCCCTGGTCCGTCTGTCCATGTGGTGCTGCTGTGCCGCGGATTTAAGCCCAATGAGTTTTCTGATGGACAGTGAAGTGACATTCAAAGAAGACTAAATGGTGACGGTAACAGGCGCATTTGAAATCAGCGAGGATGGAGAGTCCCTGATTTTAAAGGCTCAGAGCATTGAAGTATCCAGGAAGCCTGAGGAAGGATACGTTTATCCGTGCTTTCAATCGGAAAATAGGATGAGGGAGAATTGAAAGGAAAAATAAAGATTGAAAAATGAAAGCGGACACATTGTTAATTTAACAGATAAAATTCAGATATTTGTAAAAAATTAAAAATAGACTTCCTGTGTGATAGAATTACATATCAATTGTAAGATGTCTATTTTTATAATGAGAAAATCTAATATAAATTGTTATTGACATGGAACATCTTTTAATTCAGATCATCATGAAGTATTAAAAAATTGCACAGTACGAGGCACAAGCATCATAAAAGTCATACGTATATTATGAGATTGTGAAAGGAAGATGATTAATAATGTTTCCAAAAATCAGGGGAGCTCTGTAAAAGTGAGAGTTCTTTCTGATTTTTTTGTGTATAGAGCTAGGTATAACTCAATGAACTATTTTGGTGATTTTGTGGCAACTTTTATATTGATTAAAGATTAATACTATAGCTATGAAGAAAACAAACTTTTATTATTTTTAAAAATGTTTACTTCTTACAGGGTGCTTAAAAGGAACAGTCATTTTTTGTTTAGCAATAAGGATAATCGTCTATAATCAGGGCACTATAAATAATTATAAAAACCATATAATGTAAGGAGCAGAATTTGATGAAAAGAAATGGAAGGCTGGTAAAACGAATTGTTACGCAGGAATCTGTTAACAGATATTGCGAATGGCTTTATGGATGTGAGAAAAGCAGTGGAACTATTAAACAATACAAGCATTATTTATTGCTATTTATGCAATACATGAATGGGAAGAGTGTAGAGAAAAGAGATGTAAT
Coding sequences within:
- a CDS encoding TIGR03943 family putative permease subunit, whose amino-acid sequence is MTLRGKGINLQVLTECICYLLFGYLLFQLTYSGGYLNYVTPRMKPYLYGMSALMFLWAVFTGRYLLTPRYRVKMARSFVFIIPILLLVFHPADPRGSSMVRSYESSGFSMSSGNGGGQMAGNPGRQTAGSTVRQTLPAAGGESRGPFSDGESGSGLPDGENTETDGYSGTDAYPEDDTGQSSGEENPWYDLNGLDEAEKTITIADEDYYTWMYELSNFYEKYEGYTIVMKGFVYRAPDIQKKCDFALVRLSMWCCAADLSPIGFLVDSDNEVTFKDDDWVTVKGTFGISEDGASLILKAQNIEAAEKPEEEYIYPYF
- a CDS encoding uS14 family ribosomal protein, which produces MALISLPKNASPIRLHNRCRITGHYHRYLLK
- the rpmG gene encoding 50S ribosomal protein L33; translated protein: MRVKVTLACMECHDRTYATTKNKQKHPERMEVMKYCPRLRKYLLHKETK
- a CDS encoding 50S ribosomal protein L25/general stress protein Ctc, encoding METICVQRREGAIKAKKLRRLGFIPANVFGKSLPDPISIQLKESDARRLLHQKREGSKLMLDLEGTGLPVQIKEKEIDTIKGQIQHISFQALTADEKVNSVIHILLVNDDKIPGQLDKMLMEIPYASLPGDMIDTITVDLDGITVGTILTVKDIPELMSDKIELKVDSEEIVLRVSERKHHVEVKEAE
- a CDS encoding sigma-70 family RNA polymerase sigma factor; amino-acid sequence: MKQEKTLEKAKVDNVYEIETDSVQWYLKQAGVGPLLTKEEEIELAYLIQEGSDEARQKMISSNLRLVINQAKKYVTYTQSLTLLDLIQEGNLGLIKAVEKYNPELGFRFSTYASWWIKQAITRAISVLDKAIRLPVHFCEDIQKVKRATHEIMQQNDIVTPEKLKDITGFSEGKIEKILMNMNHTISLETPVGEEATLGDFVEDTLTPSIEEQAMENAMQREISRQMECLRPREQTILALRFGLNGQNPHTLEEVGKQMGVTRERIRQIEMKALRKLRHPNRSRYLREFILG
- a CDS encoding MgtC/SapB family protein, translated to MEIMKFFFHKITVTGELTVAAIIFRIFVSLCIGGILGAERGIKNRPAGFMTYVLVSVGATIYMLTNQYITTVIPGSDPTRFGAQVISGIGFLGAGTIIVTRQNEIRGLTTAAGLWVAASLGLAVGTGFYSGAFIGILFTVFALVLLKKIDVYIKQHARSMEIYIEHNIEFSFRNLVDYIEKRGFDVFEMQRSKIKTLDKDLGVLIFSLDLVKKVNHQEVLNHLNEIEGIEYVKEIA
- a CDS encoding GDSL-type esterase/lipase family protein, producing MKKYWYTLLLAFSLLISAIISTLPASVYGIVTSVFVRVCSNGQEMIENIDAELSAVKHDHPETSQTENTHPEEPAIHDTAHVVPKHSAHKNDSSESVSMEASSFDSIDTTSEPATSAPQTPAATSVGPSYIPPNPDFTSTLFIGDSRTVGLFEYGDLGNAEIFANSGMSVFNLFESTVKTKSGLKQNLEEVLFQQQYHTIYLMLGINELGYDYNSIIRKYQSVVDTIKARQPNAMIVLEANLHVTAEKSASSNTYTNEKINQINSGIRAIAENSDCCYIDVNDIFDDENGALKTTYSTDGSHVLGKYYSVWTDWLKGKSPDV
- a CDS encoding MBOAT family O-acyltransferase; translated protein: MVFSSLVFLFHFLPLFLLLYYICPAKWKNAVLFAGSLIFYIYGVKNEPWYFFLFLLSVLVNYHIGLLLGRRRWLEHRKKWLIFGLCYNLIWLFLFKYSGFFAGNLNWIFKKMGIGFSIQIPEFPLPVGISFYTFQAISYLADVYRKDVLHETSFINYGTYITMFPQLIAGPIVTYASVRKQIHQRSHYLKNVENGLREFTIGLGLKVLLANQVGRLWSQVGAIGYESISTPFAWLGLAAFSFQIYFDFYSYSLMAKGLGQLMGFSLPDNFNYPYLSLSMTEFWRRWHMTLGGWFRDYIYIPLGGNRCGKATTIRNMLVVWLLTGLWHGASWNFILWGSVIFLLMLIEKMGLKHLLDGCPLIGHLYMIMAIPLTWLSFAVTDLVQMKIYLLRLFPFLAPEKQSLYFAGDFLKYGRIYVLSLTLSLIFITQLPRKLYKQWKRSFLTAVILLAVFWLCVYLIKMGADDPFLYFRF